From Oxyura jamaicensis isolate SHBP4307 breed ruddy duck chromosome 19, BPBGC_Ojam_1.0, whole genome shotgun sequence, the proteins below share one genomic window:
- the RFLNB gene encoding refilin-B, with protein sequence MVGRLSLRDVPELPDARKRGDSGLDSPDSGLPPSPGPSHPPWPLAAGSLERAAEPEPPAPPVANSVFSPSPVLASCPPRLCPLSFGEGVEFDPLPPKEIRYTSSVKYDSEKHFIDDVYMPVGLSVSSCSQTVICVPNCTWRSYKAEVHFEPRNKPQRFTSTTIVYPKHAKTVYTTTLDYNCRKSMRRFLSSVELETAEHLGNDCVLDGC encoded by the exons ATGGTGGGGCGGCTCAGCCTGCGGGACGTGCCCGAGCTGCCGGACGCCAGGAAGCGGGGAGACTCCGGCCTCGACAGCCCCGACTCCgggctgccccccagccccgggcccTCCCACCCGCCCTGGCCGCTCGCCGCCGGCAGCCTCGAGCGCGCCGCCGAGCCCGAGCCTCCCGCTCCCCCCGTCGCG aaTTCCGTGTTCTCTCCCAGCCCTGTTCTCGCCAGCTGCCCTCCAAGACTGTGTCCTTTATCCTTTGGCGAAGGAGTTGAGTTTGACCCTTTACCACCAAAGGAAATAAG GTACACGTCCTCGGTCAAGTACGACTCGGAGAAGCACTTCATCGACGATGTCTACATGCCAGTGGGCCTGAGCGTTTCCTCTTGCAGTCAGACGGTCATCTGCGTCCCTAACTGCACGTGGCGCAGTTACAAAGCAGAGGTCCACTTCGAGCCCCGCAACAAACCCCAGCGTTTCACCAGCACCACCATCGTCTACCCAAAGCACGCCAAGACTGTGTACACCACCACCCTGGATTACAACTGCCGCAAGTCCATGCGACGGTTCCTCTCCAGCGTGGAGCTGGAAACCGCCGAGCACCTCGGGAACGACTGTGTCCTGGACGGCTGCTGA